In the Arachis ipaensis cultivar K30076 chromosome B04, Araip1.1, whole genome shotgun sequence genome, NNNNNNNNNNNNNNNNNNNNNNNNNNNNNNNNNNNNNNNNNNNNNNNNNNNNNNNNNNNNNNNNNNNNNNNNNNNNNNNNNNNNNNNNNNNNNNNNNNNNNNNNNNNNNNNNNNNNNNNNNNNNNNNNNNNNNNNNNNNNNNNNNNNNNNNNNNNNNNNNNNNNNNNNNNNNNNNNNNNNNNNNNNNNNNNNNNNNNNNNNNNNNNNNNNNNNNNNNNNNNNNNNNNNNNNNNNNNNNNNNNNNNNNNNNNNNNNNNNNNNNNNNNNNGGGAGGTGGGAGGTTTGGATAGAATTATATATATTACAAAATCATGATGCATGATGTATGACTAACTTTGTACAACGtgcaagagttttttttttttttttaacggaTAAACGTTTTTCTTTGCATAAATTTTGACCCAAAAATATCTTGACAATAAACCAATCATAGTTCTTTGAACAAGACACTTTCCCGTAAAATGCATaagtttgaaacaaaattttctcTCACAGTATATAGCATAGCTTACAAAATTGTAAAGAACCAAAGATCCCTTTCCTCAATTCAAGCTCAATGGACAACGGACAATCCTCATCACTAGATCACCCCAAAAGGAACAAACAAAAATCACTGAATCCCTTTATCCGGGTAATCATAATTCTAACCAAGTCCATAACAGTTTCCTCTTCCCCTCTACCTCAGGGAGAAGGTGTCATTTACCATCTTTAAAAAGAGAAACAACACCTACAATTCAACAAATAAGAACTAATTGCAACATCCCCTCATTTCATACAAAGTTAAGGCTAGTTGGTGCTTGAAAATGTGACCCTGTTTTATCCATCATGCTTGTATCCAAACGCATCCTTTTGGCTTCCTTTTTCGCGCACGGGGATTCATCAAACTCGAACATCGACGAAGAAGGCATGGAGCAATACATGGTAGAAGGAGACTCGAATCCTTCAAGCATTTCCATGAACATGGACTGCAAATCTTCAAGCCCAAACTCCTTCTCCTAAAACACATGTATGAATGATTACAAGTGTTAAATCTTTCCACCAAATGTGAACATGGCACTCATTTCGTaccttttaaactttgatttgacTCGACCCTAATACTTAAACTCTTGTTTTCTATGCTTAAATCTTTGAGAAAAGAATAAATAGGTCCATAACTTTTTGCCTCGCagacatttttgtccctgaccattgaaaaatacttttaagtccttgaccttcacaaaacttagacggatcagtccctccgtccaaatgcctccgtcagggactgatccgttcaaatgcctccgtcagagactgatccgtccaagttttgtgaaggtcaaaaatttaaaagtattttttaatggtTAGGGATAAAAATATCCGCGGAACAaaaagtcagggacctatttgtcattttctctaaaTCTTTAACTACTCTAAACCCGATTAAAAGGTAGGAATGAGTGAAGGTGGTTTCGAACCATACCTCTTGTCTCACTTGGGCCATAAGGGACACCATTTCTTCCACAAATTCAGAAAATCCCTAAATTCAAAGATCATGCACAATAGTCTTTCAGTAACATATATATACTATAAGAGTTTTAATTAAAAAGCCAACTTTTTTCGGTCGATATTAACTAACTTTTTTAAATTATCCTTtctatcttaaattttaaatcataaatcttaaattataaacGTCAAATCTTAAACCTTTAATTGACTAATTAAAAGTTAGTTCCATAAGCTTATCCTAAATATAACGTGCAACAAGAAAGAAGCACATTTGAAAATAGAATTTGTGAAACCACTGACctcatcctcttcctcctcaGGATCATACAACCCAGCATCGTACatcgttcttttcttttgatCAGACAATACTGCaccaacaaaacaaaaaaaacccAAGGTTCAATGATCATATTCACTCCAAACACACCCAAAAAAtggaaataattaaaattaaataaaacaaaaggaAGCTAGAACTCTTAAAAGGCATAAATTCCAAGAGGCATGCATAACAACAATAGTAAGAATGTTTACCTTTAAAACCAGAACTTTCAACAATTGAGGTACAAATATATAGGGTTCATATTGCAAAAAATTAACTATGGCGTTTCATATTCTTTAAGTAACTGTCTTTGCTACGAAAATATGTATCATAACTGATATTACATAAGCTACCTAAGTCCCTTCTTGCAGGGACAGAAAGGTTCAGATCCAAGGGTGGCACAGCATATGAAACTCTAAATTTGATTgaataaatatataacaaaattaagctctaaataataataataacaatatgaATGAAGATTGAAAACTCCGGTTACCTGAATAAGCTTCTTGAATTTGTTGGAACTTGCGCTTGGCTTCCCCTAGCAAAGAAGGATTTCTTGTCCACCTATCTGGATGCCATTTCTATGCATTATTCAACCCAAAAAATAAACACAAAGGAAAACGCATGAGCATGCACCTCATTCCGAAAATCCATTAAAGCTTAATTAATTAAGAATCAAAAGGCAGGGACACCAACCATAGCAAGCTTCCTGTAAGCACGCTTTATCTCTTGAAACGAAGAATCAGAACTCACACCAAGAATTCTGTAGTAACATTCTCTCTCACCACTCTCCATTATTATTGATCCAACTTCAAACTCAACagattttctttccaaatttaCTCGAACGGAAGAAAGTGGTTTGTTTGGTTGGGAAGTGATTGCGGGAGAAGGTTTAAAAATATCTCCGAAGCGAGAGACGCTTTTGGAATGTGATTCGGGAAAGCGAGTGGTTACTATTATTGCTCCTGGAATGTTCGTGAAACTATGTAGCAGGTAGATATTTTTGCGTACTTGCGTATTGTGTGGTTACAACTTGGAAGATATTTTCGTACATTTGGGAGCCACGATATTTTTCATACACAGGGGCTCGCTTTTCCAAACTTGCATTCTCTCTCCGTTTCTCGGTTTCTCCGTTCGTAAACTGGGACCCATTCACCCATATATAGTTATCAGTTACTTTCCTTTTTCTAAGTTCTAACCACATGTATGTAGTGTAGGCCAATTTTATGAAGGCTAGTCTATTTATCCATTTAAATGGTCGGACTTTGTTCTTAAAATTAAGTCCATTTAAATTTTGGGTTAAATGGGCTGAATCCGATTAACTCGTAAAAAATGGCGGGTTAAACGGGTTAGTCTGCGAGTTAAATGAGTGctctgtttaattttttttatatctttttaaaaaagtaGTATTTTTAGTCGATATTTTTTTCGATCCGACCCAAAAATTCGAcccatcaaataaaaaatattaattttttaaagtttttgacctaaaagtaatttttttgtcaaaatattttttaaaaaataaaataaaaagctaAACGGGCTGACTCGTTTAACCCACGGGCTGACCATAAACGGTCCGAGTTGAAAAATTATGACCCACAAAAAAAGCGGACTTAAACGGTCCAACTCATTTAACCTATAGATTTAATGAGTCGGACCTAAATGGCCGAACTAGTCCGTTTGACAGCCctaattttatgattattttttacTGGTGCCTCATTTTtgttcaaattattttttataataattttaaaatatttaaaatattttaatttttatatttttaaatttaaaatcaattattCAATCTATTTTAGTAATTAGACGAAATCTTTTAAGTATTATAGCAAACATCTTATATTTAAAAATTCAACTATGTTAAAATATGttagatttttttcaaaaataaattaaaaaaaattattattttctaaaaaaattaaaatagtttaATGATGTATGTACTTTTTATAATTTGTCTAATGTCTAGGCAAACTGTATTAGATGTTACTCAATTCACTTATATTTTGCACTACTCAGTTCATTTAGACATTAAACAAATTGTATGTTCCATCCTTCAGGTCGTCTAGACATTAGGCGGACTGTCACAAATCCTAATGATATATATATAGCAAGTGTGAGTGAATTTATTTATACTACCGTCCAAAAATTtacttctttatttcttttaccttcatttcttactttcttttatttgtaGAATGACTTAAATGCTGCTATTagtaatttattatgattaaaaaatattattagatAATAATGAATATCTTATATTTAGTTCTTCTCATCTTATATTTATTGATATATTACCAGATGTGAAATGTCTAgcgatacaaaaaaaaaaaaatcttgtttTGCATGCTATTAGTTAGCAACACAAAAAATGGGTGAAAAAGATTTACTATACACATCCAACAGAAAcagataattatttaaataaaatatcaatTAATCGGTAATTTTGTTTTGCTGATCTTATTTGATAGCATTATTTGTATTTGTTTGTCATAAGTAGCGGCTATGTAACACCCTCATTATCAAAATgttacgcttccggctgcgccattCTGATAGTTTGGATATTACGACAACTCTaaacatatttaatactaaaataggagcctgtttaaaacttaaaaacataTAACCTTTCAAAAACATTTTTTCGTTGAAAACATAAACATACATTTACATACAAACCAGATACAATAccttaagatatatatatatatataacactagcttacaaacatacatatcataatttcctatccctcttacaaacttaataaagataaaggcgacGGAAAAATAATAGCTAAGATAATACAAAAATACTGAATAAACAGAAAATGAACATAACTCTTCTGAAGCTTCGTCAttcatatcctgaaaaggaataatcggtaggggagtgagaacgtcgtactcgcttgttctcactataggattacataaattgctataacaagatacgtaaaataaaattattttgagaGTACAGTGATAATTGCTCGTCTTATGAGTCTTTCCAAAAACCTTGGGTACACATTCGAAATCCAAAAAATCCCTTTTTGAAGACTCGATAAAtttctcaaatattttaaaacaaaatctttTTCCTTTCTTGTAAAAATCTGAAAAGTTTTTTTTAGACAGTATGAATTACCAATATGTCCCAAACATAGGttcaattaagtctatgctgtaagagtttgatttttcatacttttctagaccacaaccatgaaagcagttacctacgcggtataaatgatcttcccgttccaagcataggttcattaagtctatgctgaactggtcagatactttatacagaactagaactcaatataccaatcacggcctcaagcccatccaatccaacacggcccctggcccaaacaactcaatcatcgaCCAATTCATCACAAACCAACCAAGTCAAGCACAATCACAAATAATgtagttcaaacacaatcaataatAATTACAACAATTATAGCAGTTAGCAGTTAGcagttaacataagtattcacataggtaaaccaattacaatatgcacacccaaacaatgtcacataaatgcaaatgatgaatatctgccctactggctgtgatattaCATTGTCGGTTATGTTGCCAAACCCGACTAAGATAAGCGGGATCCAACCACCGTCCTTATATATAGGTCCCATagacaagcgggattaaaccaccgtctttgcccggaacacgcaagcgggattaaaccaccgtccttgcctccaccgtaagcgggattaaccaccgtccttacacgGGCGCCACGctctcgacaagcgggattaaccaccgtccttgccaggcgcaagcgacttatcaacaatctcatctcagcataagcgggacgGACCCAACCCTTATGCCTACCAAGTAATAACTCATCAATCTTGATGatatccacaatcaatcaggctcaaCAACTTATTTCAAATTCATTCTTGGCCCATTTACTTTTGAATAACAAACATATTCAATTCACATCTTGCCAAAAATCACTTTTCAAAACAGAGCCACTTTCCACATTCCAGAACTTCCAAACAATCTCAAAATCAggccaaattcaaaatctcttttcaaagactcaaaatcattcatttctaAATCAAGGTTTGGTCATAAAATTCCTCAACGGAGTCTCAAGACTTCAGgggagaataacctaactcatttccTTAAGTTCATCGAAAATCTCTAAAACTTTAGCTTTTTGATTTGAGTAAATAAAGTAGAAGTTAAgcccaaaaccaaatcatttgaGTCCAAAAACCAATTTCAGTTTCATTCCAAAATCTGAAGTGTTTCCAAAGGGTTCaaaaattgttttagtttttctAAAATCAAGATTTCAAAGGGTACTTCAGACTTTTCCTAAAACGTCGTAAAGTGAAATCAGTCAATCGAAATTCAGTTTCTTTTTAAATCCACTAAAATTCCTCCAATTTGTTTACTCAAATCAAATCCTAAAACATGagaattttcatatttaaattgactttaaaacataattcctttcttaaataaatttcaTCCAAAATATATAGTTTTCTTAAGAAGGTAAgttcaaacataatttatttaccaaacatttaattcaaacataattcattattttcaaaaataacgttTCATTCAAAatctcggattttatagaaattttgccAACATCTCCCCCTAAAACCTAGACTTTGCCACCCGTTTTGGGTCCCAACCAAACTAATCCTCAACTCTTTTTCCAAGGGattcaagaccaaatcagtttccaGTAAGAAAATTCAGACTTTAATTACTAAAATCCTTTCAATTCAAAACAACCAGAGACCTCCATTTTGGACAAAATCAAATATTATCTCAATCAAACAGGCAATCATATTCATCCAATACAAatcagacaattcataagacttactTAATCACCAGAAATGCATTCTGCacatcatatctatttataacaatttccaatttaaaataaattagtttgtataaaggcccctacctcaaaacgcaaaaccATAGCCCAAACGCCTCACTGAGTCCTTTTTGCCTCAACTCGAAATcaccggcaaccaaaacctcggctccaagccactttcgcaataaccatagcaacactaatcacaatatacaataatcaggactcgatcccacgttatcaaaactcatactcattaaccaaacacaacagaatactaacacgaggctttccgaaacataaatacttactaAACTGGCGAAACGAAGCAGCCGCGAACTCCGAGCACGTTACGCAAGCGTCGATACACAACCCTACGACTGATAACGCCACAACACCTCAGCCTAAAATTATCAGAACAATAATctaaagggctttcaaatcgaaaacGCTTATCGAAACGAGAAAGGAACGGCTGAACCTaaacagcggcggtctccgagCCAGTTCGGCGGCAGCCTAgaagccacctcaagcggcagcggcgaCGAATTCCGATCGCGACAACTGAAACCAACATGCACTGACTATAGCATTCTCGAAATTCAGAAGGACAGAGGCTAATGACAAGACCCTTACCGGCAGGATTTTCCAGCGACGGCAGTAGCATTTTCCGGCGGCCAGAATCACAGAGACGCAGCTCCCTTCTCCGGCAGCGACACCCGTGGCGGCCTGAACCCTTTCTTGACGGTGGCAATTCCGACGGAGGCGGTGCCGGTGACGAGTTCCAACATCAACGACAGCAGCGGCCAGAGATTCCGGCTACAGCGGCGGTAGAGGAACGGTTCCTCCTCTGGCTTTTCCTTTCTCCAACGATGGTGACTCCTCCACCCTTCCATGGCGGCGTCGAGATCAAAGACGGCGGCAACTCCTCGTGGTGGCCGATCTCCCCTGTTCGGTGACGTCAGCGGCGGAGCGGGCTTGGTGGAAGGCAGAACGACGACTGGGCAGCGACGATCGGCGTGGCTCCAACGGCGATGCTCCTCGCGGCTCCACAAACGGCGACGACGAATCCGATCGTGACGGGAGGCGCGACAGCGCGGGCGGAGCTGGTAGAGTGCGGCCCCCCTTCCTCTCCGATTCCAAGCTCTCCCTTCTTCCTCTCCATCTCTGCGTTGAGTGTGTGCATTTGCTGTGTGTGCTTGTTGAATGAGAGTTGAGGGTGTGGGGCAGCAGCTGCTGCTGCTTGGGTTTGGTTTGAGGGTGGTTAGGGTTTGGTGAGTGTGTGGGGGTGTTAGGTTAGATTTAGAGTTATGGgtaattttgtaatttcaaataaaaataaggataatatagtaattagaaataaattctaattcaacaataataatatatagaAATACTATTTAATcatcaattttataaattatttttaataaaatgttcaaatccaaaaattagaaataatatacttaatttctttattttctaaaatagtagtatcattattttaaaatattaattatttagtccaaatcatataaaaattcttattatttttttttcaaagataataCTTTTATtgcaattaaataatttaattacaatATCCACACAAACAGGGATAAGCATatacaataataaaaattttgggaattccCAGAAACAATAATAGCAAGCTAAAGCAGTAGGGATTAAAACAAAAAGGATAAGTTATTCTCTCCTCTTTAGTTTCAGTTGCTATGCCTCCCAAGTCACCCAAATTCTTCCGCAAATATCAGAGCTTGGGACAGAATTTTTCCAATCTCAACTCTGCAATTTTAAAAAATGAGAGCGTTCCTGGACAACCAGATCTGCCATAGAAGGTAACTTACTTAACTGATTTTTTCTTTTgagtctcttcttcttctcactgCTTCCATCAACTGACACCACCACTCCCATGGTTCCATAGTCGGATCTCTGGGAATCACACTTGTTACTGGTGATTGATTCCAGACTTGCACAACTCCCGAACAGAAAATCAGAGCATGGAGGTGCGTTTCTGGCAGTGAAGAACATCGCGGGCATAAATTGGGAATCTGAGGTATCCTCTTATGAAGATTTGTCTTCACGGCTAGCCCTTCGTGAGCAAATTTCCAGAAATGCCTTGATTTTTGGTTGGCATTGAACCTCCCAGATGCTCCTTCATAGTTGTCTACTTTGAAATCTAACATGAAGATCTTCCATAGGCTTATGAAAAAACTTGTAAGCTACTTCATATCCCGTTCTAACATTGTACTGACCTGAATCATACTTTATCCACATGACTGAATCTTCACCTTCTTCAATGTCTATTTGGCAGATTTGTTGTGCTATGTTGGGACTGAACTTACTATGAATGAGCTGTGTATTCC is a window encoding:
- the LOC107639293 gene encoding LOW QUALITY PROTEIN: uncharacterized protein LOC107639293 (The sequence of the model RefSeq protein was modified relative to this genomic sequence to represent the inferred CDS: deleted 1 base in 1 codon), yielding MESGERECYYRILGVSSDSSFQEIKRAYRKLAMKWHPDRWTRNPSLLGEAKRKFQQIQEAYSVLSDQKKRTMYDAGLYDPEEEEDEGFSEFVEEMVSLMAQVRQEEKEFGLEDLQSMFMEMLEGFESPSTMYCSMPSSSMFEFDESPCAKKEAKRMRLDTSMMDKTGSHFQAPTSLNFYEMRGCCN